The sequence below is a genomic window from Deltaproteobacteria bacterium.
CGCCGTGGCCGGCACACCCAGGTAGCGACAGCACCACGAACGTGCCGCACGCCAAGCCGAGCGCTCGAAGCGAGAAGCCCTTCACTCCGTGATCTTGCCGTTCCATGTTGCACCTCCTTCCGGGGCCATGCGGCGGCCCCGAGCAATACCGACCGGTCGGTTTGTACCGGCTCAGCCGCCACCCGCGGCTGGTCCTACACTCCTCATTCCGCTGCAACTCCGCGATAGAGACTGCTCGACGCCTGCTGCCAGCAGCGTCGGGCGTCCACCTTCGAGTCGAAGGCGTGCCGAACGGCCAGACCGTTGAACAGAGCGATGTAGGACAGCGCCACCGTTGCCGGGTCCAGGTCCGCGCGCAGCTCGCCCGCATCAATGGCCACCTGCACGCGCTCCGCCACCACGGCCTCCATAAGCCGCTGATTCTGATAGAGCGTTCGCGCCAGGGCCTTGCTCATGTCTCCCATGGCCCAGAACTCGAAGAACAGGCGGTAAAGGTCGTCCTTGCCCATTGTGATCTCGATGAAGCGCTCGCCGAGCTCGCGAGCGAAGCTCTCGAAGGGACCCGGACGTGCCAGGAGCGACCGCATCGTCGCGATATTCGCGGCCCAGACGGCGGACGAGAGAGCGACGAGAACCTCCTCTTTGTCCGAGAAGTACCAGTAGACGGCCCCCTTGCTCAGCCCGGCCTCTCGGGCGATGGCGTCGATCGTGGCCCCGTGATAGCCGAGTCGAATCACGCACCGCGCGGTGGCGGCGAGTATCTGTTCCCGGCGTTGCTCTTCGTCTCTGTGGGTCGTCATCTCGATCTCTATACCAACTGACTAGTCAGTTTAGCCGAAGAGCGACGACTGTCAAGGGTGCCGCCCCTCGCGTCGTTCGCTTCCTCGTGCGTCCCCGGTGGGCGACCTTCTCCCTTGCGCGTCCCCTCGGCACTCACTACGATCTGCGCCCATTCAGAAAAAAGGAAGGTCGGGAGCGATGGAACCAACGACTCTACGCGACTTCCTCGAGATCCCTTACGACCGGCTCGAGGAGATGAACCTGGAAGCCAAGCAGGCCCGCATCGACCGGGTGCCGGCCGGGCAGATCCAGGAGCAGCGCATGCGCTACCTCTCCGAGGAGAAGCGCATCAAGGCGGTCACCGTGTGTTTCACCGACCTCGAAGGTCGGCTGCACATGCTGGACTACGACAAGAAGTTCCTGCTCAAGTCGGCCGACAACCTGACCTTCGACGGCTCCTCGATCCGCGGCTTCTCGCGGCAGCACGAGTCGGACCTGCGCCTCGAGGTGGACTGGCCCGCCTTCTACTGGCTCCCCGCCGACGTGTTCGGCTCGGGGAAGGTGCTCGTCTTCGGTGAGGTGCGGGAGCGGGACGGCTCGCCCTACGCCGCCGACCTGCGCTCCATGCTGAAGCGCTACACCGAGGACCTGCACAAGAAGGACGGCAGCGTCTGCCACGTGGCGAACGAGATCGAGGGCTTCCTCTTCATGGGGCGGGACGCCGAGCGCCGCTACTTCGAGCAGGGGAAGTTCGACTTCATCTCCACGGGCGGCTACTACCATTCGCTTCCGGGGGACGCGCTGCGTCGCTTCATCGACACCGCGGCGGAGTTGCAGCGCGCGATGGGCTTCTCGAACGAGAAGGACCACCCCGAGGTGGCGCCGTCGCAGTTCGAGATGAACTACCAGTACACCGAGGCGGTGGTGGCTGCCGATCAGGTGCAGCTCTACAAGCTGCTCTGCCGCCAGGTGGCCCAGCGCATGGAGATGACCGCCAGCTTCCTGCCGAAGCCCGTGACGGGGGTGAACGGCAGCGGCATGCACACCAACATGTCCGTCACGCGCGGGGGGCGGAACCTCTTCTACGACAAGGACGGCAAGCACGGGCTGTCGGCCGTGGGCTGGGACTTCATCGGGCGCATCCTCGAGAGCGGGAACGACCTGTGCCTCGGGCTGAACGCGTCGGTGAACGCCTATCGTCGGCTCGACCCGCACTTCGAGGCGCCCAACCAGATCAAGGCCTCGGCGATCGATCGCGGTTCGATGGTGCGCATCCCGCTCGGCAACGAGCGTTCGGCCCGCATCGAGGTGCGGTCCATCGGCCCGGACGCGAACCCGTACCTGGCGATCTACTCGCTCTTCAAGACCGGGTTCGAAGGACCGAAGCCGGCGGTGAGCGCGCAGGACGCGGCGGAGCTGCCCGGGCGGTTCCTGCCCGACAACATCTACGACGCGATGACCAACTTCAAGAACAGCGCCTTCATGCGGCAGCTCCTCGGCGAAGGCGTGCACGAGCGTTACGCGGCGCTGAAGCTGTCGTCGGCGGAGCGCTGCCCCAAGGCGCTCGGCAGCAAGGTCAAGCGCTCCGAGGTGATGTATCACCATGAGGTGACCAACCAGTTCCTCTGGGCCCAATTCTAGCTGCGGCCGCGCCGGCCGGGCCGTCGCCGGCTTACCTCCTCGCTCCTTCCCGCGGCGCACCAGGAAGTGCGCCTTGGTCAGTCACTGCGGGGGCGCTCGGCGTCGACCTCGGCGGGCGCAGCCTCGCGGGCGTCTCCCGGCCCGAGCACCCCTGTTTGCGGCTGCGGCGCAGCCTCGCGGGGGCGTCGCAGGGTCGTCGGCGTCTCGCGGCCCGAGCACCCATGTTTGGAGCTGCGGCCGCGCCGGGGGGCTAGTAGAGGGAGAGGCGGGTCACGCGCAGGCCGCTGGCCTCGTACGACCTGCTGACCAAAACGGCGGTGCGTGCGTCGAGGCGGAAGAGACGGCCAAGCTCAGCCCGTGCGGAGAGGGCGGCAACGCTGCTCCACGTTCCGGTCACCGGATCTCGGATCTCCGCGGCGGTGACGCCGACCGCCGGACCCGTGCCGATGGCCGCTACGACGTGCCCCGACGGGAATTCGGCGGCGGCCACGTAGCCTCTGGGCGTGAGCAGGCTACCCGTCACGGTCCAGGTGTTGGTCGCGGGGTCGTAGATCTCGACGGCCCCCGATGCGGGACCCCAGATGCCCGCGTGTCCGATCAGTAGGACCTTGCCCGAAGAGAGCTGAATCAGTCTTCCCCCGATATGGCTCGCCGTCGTGGTGCCGGTCGCGGTCCAGGCGTTGGTCGTCGGGTCGTAGATCTGAGCAACGGTGGCGAAGCCGTTCCCCGCCCAGCCTCCCGCGACCAGGACGCGGCCGTCGGCGAGCCTCACCGCGTCTTGATCGTGGTGTCGGGCCACGGCCAGGGTCCCGGTGCTAGTCCAGGTGTCGAGGGCAGGGTCGTAGACCTCGCCTGTTGTGGCGGTGCCATTCTGGTCGCCCACGACGAGCACCTTCCCGGAGGTCAGCACCACGCCGGCGGCCTCCCAGTCGCTGCGCGCCTGACTCATCGACGCGGCCACGCTCCAGCGGTTGGCGGTCGGGTCGTAGAGCTCGCAGGTCACGTCGGGTCCGCAGGCGAGGATCCGCCCGTTGGCGAGCGTCACGGCGAGGAGAAACTGGCGGGGCTTGGACAGATCGGGCCCCGCTGACCAGCGGTCCTGCGCCGGGTCGTAGAAGTCGAGCCAGGGGACGGCGGTGCCGGCGGGGCCCACTCCCCCCAGGACGGCAATGCGGCCGTCGGCGAGCAGCACCGCCGGGCCGCTGTGCAGGCGCGTGGGGGCGGCGAGGGCGGTCCAGGTCGGCTTGGGCTTGAGCACGCAGTTGCCGTTCAGATCGAGCGCCTGCTTGAGCGGATCGCGGGGGGCGCAGTCGGTGGCGTCGGGCTCGCCGTCGTTGTCGTCATCGGTGTCG
It includes:
- a CDS encoding glutamine synthetase, with the protein product MEPTTLRDFLEIPYDRLEEMNLEAKQARIDRVPAGQIQEQRMRYLSEEKRIKAVTVCFTDLEGRLHMLDYDKKFLLKSADNLTFDGSSIRGFSRQHESDLRLEVDWPAFYWLPADVFGSGKVLVFGEVRERDGSPYAADLRSMLKRYTEDLHKKDGSVCHVANEIEGFLFMGRDAERRYFEQGKFDFISTGGYYHSLPGDALRRFIDTAAELQRAMGFSNEKDHPEVAPSQFEMNYQYTEAVVAADQVQLYKLLCRQVAQRMEMTASFLPKPVTGVNGSGMHTNMSVTRGGRNLFYDKDGKHGLSAVGWDFIGRILESGNDLCLGLNASVNAYRRLDPHFEAPNQIKASAIDRGSMVRIPLGNERSARIEVRSIGPDANPYLAIYSLFKTGFEGPKPAVSAQDAAELPGRFLPDNIYDAMTNFKNSAFMRQLLGEGVHERYAALKLSSAERCPKALGSKVKRSEVMYHHEVTNQFLWAQF
- a CDS encoding TetR/AcrR family transcriptional regulator; protein product: MTTHRDEEQRREQILAATARCVIRLGYHGATIDAIAREAGLSKGAVYWYFSDKEEVLVALSSAVWAANIATMRSLLARPGPFESFARELGERFIEITMGKDDLYRLFFEFWAMGDMSKALARTLYQNQRLMEAVVAERVQVAIDAGELRADLDPATVALSYIALFNGLAVRHAFDSKVDARRCWQQASSSLYRGVAAE